The Candidatus Paceibacterota bacterium DNA segment ACATTCCGGAGTTCACGGGCGACGGCAAGGAGAACATCACCGTGCGGCAGTTGATGACGCATACGTCGGGGCTGCGTGGAGATATCGAGACCAGGACCGACTGGCGCGGGCAGCCGGCGGCAATTGAGAAAGCCTGCGCCGAGAAGCTGCAAAGCAGCCCGGGCACGGCGTTCCGCTATAGCGATATCAACTTCTTCCTGCTCGGGGAGATTGTGCAACGGGTGAGCCATCAGCCCCTGGAGAAGTTTGTGGCGCAGGAGGTGTATCGTCCGCTGGGGATGGTGGATACGGGTTACCTGCCGTCAGCCGACAAGCTGTCGCGGATAGCCCCCACCGAAGTGGTGCAGGGCAAGCCTTACCGGGGCACGGTGCATGACCCGACGGCGCGCAAGATGGGCGGCGTGGCGGGCCACGCGGGCTTGTTCACGACGGCGGCAGACCTGGCGCGCTACGCCCGAATGCTGCTCAACCGCGGTTCGCTGGACGGGGTGCGCATTTTCAAGCCAGAAACGGTGGACTTGATGACCAGCGTCCAGACGCCGGAGTCACTGACGGTGCGGCGCGGGCTGGGGTGGGACATTGGTTCAGGCTACAGCGGCCCGCGCGGGAAGCTGTTCCCCATTGGATCGTATGGGCACACCGGCTGGACCGGCACTTCGATCTGGATTGACCCGTTTTCGCAGTCTTTCGTCATCTTCCTGTCCAACCGCAATCATCCGGATGAGAATGGGAACGTGAGCGCGCTGCGGGCAGGCCTTGGGACGCTCGCCGCAGAGGCGATCGAGGATTTCAACTTTGCCTACGTGCCGGGCGCTCTGGGGCCGGCGCCGGACGTGGAAGCGGGGGCGGGGCGGGACCGGGTCGAGGCGAAGGTGACGCAGCTCAAGACGCTCAATGGGATTGACGTGCTCGTGCGGCAGAAGTTCGCCCCGCTCCAGGGGCTGCGTCTGGGGCTGATCACCAACCACACCGGCGAGGACCGGGACAGGAACCCGACGATTGACTTGTTGAAGAACGCGGCTGGGGTGCAGTTGAAGGCGCTGTTCAGCCCGGAGCACGGCATCCGCGGTACCGCGGACGAAAAGCTGGGCGACGGCGTGGATGAGAAGACAGGACTGCCCATCTTTAGCCTTTACGGCCAGCGATCGAAGCCGACGCCGGAGCAACTCAAAGACCTGGATGCCCTGGTGTTCGACATTCAGGATATTGGCTGCCGGTTCTACACCTACACTGCCACAATGGGCCTGACCCTCGAGGCGGCGGGCGAGAACGGGAAGAAGTACTTCGTGCTGGATCGCGTCAACCCGATCAACGCCACGACCGTAGATGGGCCGGTGCGGCTGGGCAAGGAGACCTTCGTGGCTCATCACGAAGTGCCGTTGCGCTATGGGATGACCATTGGCGAACTGGCACGGATGTGCAATGTCGAGCACAACTGCAAGGCCGACCTGACGGTCATCCAGGTGGAGAATTGGCAGCGCGATATGTGGTTCGACCAGACAGGCCTGCCTTGGACCAATCCCTCGCCCAACATGCGCAACTTGACTGAAGCGATCCTCTATCCGGGCGTTGGCCTGCTGGAGAGCGCGCTGTCGGTAGGGCGGGGAACGGACACACCGTTCGAAGTGATTGGGGCGCCCTACGCTGATGATGTGCGGTTGGCCGGGGTGCTCAACGAAGCCGGGCTGCCGGGCGTGCGCTTCGTGCCCATCCAGTTCACGCCGACCTTCAGCGTTCACAAAGGCAAGCTCTGCAAAGGAGTTTACATCCTGCTCACCGATCGCGATCAGTGCAGCGTCGTGGACGTGGGCCTGTTGATGGCGCAGACGCTGTTTCGTCTTTACCCGAAGGATTTCAATCCCGACAAGATCAGCCACCTGCTGCTGCATCCGCCCACAATGGAGGCGATCAAGGCGGACAAGCCGCTCAAAGAGATTCGCGCCCTGTGGCAGAAGGACCTTGACGAGTTCCAACAACGCCGGGCAAAGTACCTGATCTATTAGCAGCAAGTCCCCGGCGACTTCGGAGCCGTTTCACCCGCCCGCTGGGGCGGAGCGGCGGGGCGTTCATTGTTAAGCAAGAAGCAGCGCTTGGAGATTCTGCAAGTCTGCGGTGCTCCCCCTTTCCAATTGCTCGGCCATGGCCAGGCTGATTCGTGTTTGTGCGGTCCTCGGCGCGCAAGATGTGGACGGCATGACGCGCCTTACCTGGCGGGCTCTGAGGTGGCCGGCATTGCTGTGGCGCGGGGAAGGGTGATTGTGCTGTTGGTCTGCCAGGCGTGTTCCTGGCGGTCGAGGATGAGGGTTCGGGGGAGCAATTCAATCTCATGCCCGAAGAGT contains these protein-coding regions:
- a CDS encoding DUF1343 domain-containing protein, coding for MDAAITRAIADKKCPGGVLWLEHGAANYHKAYGQRALVPAPEPMTEDTIFDAASLTKVVACTPAMMLLVERGLVNLDERVQAYIPEFTGDGKENITVRQLMTHTSGLRGDIETRTDWRGQPAAIEKACAEKLQSSPGTAFRYSDINFFLLGEIVQRVSHQPLEKFVAQEVYRPLGMVDTGYLPSADKLSRIAPTEVVQGKPYRGTVHDPTARKMGGVAGHAGLFTTAADLARYARMLLNRGSLDGVRIFKPETVDLMTSVQTPESLTVRRGLGWDIGSGYSGPRGKLFPIGSYGHTGWTGTSIWIDPFSQSFVIFLSNRNHPDENGNVSALRAGLGTLAAEAIEDFNFAYVPGALGPAPDVEAGAGRDRVEAKVTQLKTLNGIDVLVRQKFAPLQGLRLGLITNHTGEDRDRNPTIDLLKNAAGVQLKALFSPEHGIRGTADEKLGDGVDEKTGLPIFSLYGQRSKPTPEQLKDLDALVFDIQDIGCRFYTYTATMGLTLEAAGENGKKYFVLDRVNPINATTVDGPVRLGKETFVAHHEVPLRYGMTIGELARMCNVEHNCKADLTVIQVENWQRDMWFDQTGLPWTNPSPNMRNLTEAILYPGVGLLESALSVGRGTDTPFEVIGAPYADDVRLAGVLNEAGLPGVRFVPIQFTPTFSVHKGKLCKGVYILLTDRDQCSVVDVGLLMAQTLFRLYPKDFNPDKISHLLLHPPTMEAIKADKPLKEIRALWQKDLDEFQQRRAKYLIY